The Tripterygium wilfordii isolate XIE 37 chromosome 5, ASM1340144v1, whole genome shotgun sequence DNA segment GTCCCCACGTGGCGGTTAGTCGGTTAGGATGCTGTGGGCCGGCCGGGCCCGTCCGGCACGAGTATCGTGTGCTCACTTTTGGTGCCGTTTAACGTTACCAAATCTCTtctgagagtgagagagagagagagagcgcgtGCGTCAGATCTGAATGAATCTCAGTTCTCACGTGGACGTCGACGTCGACGTCCGTTATTCCTACCTCAGCAAGGATCATGCTACACGCccatgatttattttatttaaaacattaataattaaaatccCTAAATTTGCTTTGTGAAACTAATCATCATTAGTCTTTATCTTAAAAATTTGAGGTCAGCTATATGAATTTATGATAAAATCAACCGAAATCCATTATGtgtatttgtttctcatttaTTGCAATTTAGGATCATACCCTCATCAATTATTATCGAATCCATATcatttcttactacttcaagtcaTAATCTTTTTATATCTCTCTCATATAAATTCTTCTGATTCTCCTCACCGCCTCACCATTATCTGTATGTAGTACATGTCCATATAATCTTAAATGAGTTTTttgcaacttatcttcaattggtttAACTCCtaccttaaatctaataatattattttttaaaatcttatATTTCCTCGTGCAACCACACATCCAACGAAACACTCGCATTTATGCTACATGCATTTTTAAATATGTTAGTCTCTTAATAACAAAGCACTCATAACCATATATCATCGCGGATCATATGATTGACCTATATAATTTTCCTTCAACTTTAAAAGAATCATTTGGCAAATGAACTTCTCCACTTCATCCATCCGTTTTTAATCATATTAGTTGCATCTTCACTAATGTATGCGTCATCTTGAAAAATAAAgccaatatattttaaaattttattttttgttacttttCTATCATCTAATTCAatcatttatttgtttctttgtcaGCTCTTAAAAAACTTAtattttcatatattatgttttaatcATACTTAATTTAAATCCTTTATATTGTAAGGCTTGCCTCCACATATCTAGTTTTGAATTAACTCTcaatacaatattgtctcaccTTGGATGTGTCGTGTGAGTCCATTCATTACAAATAGGAACTGATCGACGTAGTGCCAACCTTAGTGCAAACCTATTATGATGAGAAATTCCCGTATAACTCCTCTATTAGTCCTAACACTACTTACGGCTCCTTCATATATATCCTTGATCAAAATAGTAAAACTAATCGGGACTACTATCTTCTCTAAAATTCACAACATTACTTTCCTAAGCACCCTCTTATATGCATTCTTCTAATGgaggtttcttttcttttgtctacattttttttttacaaatatcACATCCATTGTGTATCGTTCCGTCATAAAACCTAATTGGTTTTCGGATATCATAGCTATCGATCTCAACCTCTGTTACACATTCTTTCcctgtggaaaaaaaaatgtgattgtAAATGTCTTAAAATTTTTCATCCCTATTAGTTTGTCCGAATGTGATTATTGTAAGAGGTACATATAGTTTGAAAGAATCCTTCATTATACCTAAGTACAAAACCGGCAAACGGCCATTCTTGATTAGTGTTAAAACCTATAAGACAAACCAAAACATTCATAACTCAGATTCAATATTTTTCAACAACTTCTAGTGGAACTCTTTCTTCTTGGTGTCAAAATCAAGCCAACTTCGGCCAATCCTTTCGTTTAGTACCAATGGCGTACCTAAGTTTCCGGGGATTCAAGACAAACTCTAAAAGAGAGGCCCTATCTTAGAAAATAATTAAATGTCAAATGTTACTTAAATGAGTTTGAGACTGCTATAACACTAgtaatttttcataaatatgGGGTCCTATGGATTCGGGGGCCCTGGGTAGCGACCCAAAATTGTAACAACAAGATTGCTATTTAAAAACGTACAAAATTATAACATTATGAGTGATAAGAATTAGAgagtgttaacatatatagataatttcagttCCTAATAATTAACAACACGTTTTCTTAGAGGATAACATCATGTATTAAGTGTGCTTCTGCGAGAGCACTATTAGGATGGATGACCTTATGCGGGTATGATGTATCCATAAAAATCAGATAATATTATTGAGATGTATTGGGTTGGAAATTATAATAGAGAGGCTTTGGACTTTGGAGGTAGCAATATTAAAGAAATtatgaaaatgttttttttctttttttttgtgtgtgcagGGAAGAGGTCTGCAACGCGGATATCAGTACGGCTGTCGTTTTGTGCAAGCCATGATCATGgcctctgttttttttattcCTATTACGCGGATTCGGATTCGGATTCGGATTCATTCTTGTCATCATAAGTAGTGGAATCACGTAGAAAAAACAGCATATACTTGCATCGCAATGACAATAATACCCCCTCCGGCTCCCATTGTCAAACATGGGAAGCAGGTTTTCCATTATTTTTGGAGTTTATACGTCAAGACAAATAGGCACAACTGCCATGATTCCCATTACAACTGCCTAAATGGCTAAGGACCCCATGACCCAGAAGTCAAGGCTTGAATCCCCCAACCCCCAGTTACttacaaaaccaaaagaaaaaatgtgGGGGTTTGGTCATTTCAAGGATGAGATGATCATAACAAACATTgtatctatataaatatatatatatatataagggtttttttttataaaaattttatgttatgCACATAAATAATGTGGAAACTCATGAATTTCAATACTTTATTGACTCCATACTGTCAGACAAGGGTGAACGATTCATCCAACACTACTGGCTCCCAACAGACAGCTTGTTCTCTCTATATTTTCTCCATTTGTTCCCACACAAAACCCATCTCTGTTTCTATTCACTTcccctgtatatatatatgcacacacacacacggtCCCTGTTCAATTACATTCCTGATTTCTCTGAACAAATACACCccttcccctctctctctctctgtgttatAATTTCAATGGAGAACATCATCAAGCAACAAACTTGGATCCCCAATCCACCACCGCCATCAGCACTAGCCATGCACAGGGATTCACACACAATCTCCAAAGCAGAGAAGCCGCCAAAAATACGCATCATTCACATATTTGCACCGGAGATTATCAAGACTGACGTTGCCAATTTTCGCGAGTTAGTGCAGAGACTCACTGGGAAACCAACTCCTCATGATCATCAAAAGAAGAGCAGCTGCAGAATTAGGAAACCAGGAACTGCAAGAGCTAGAAGAGAAGAGCCACCAGCCAAGAAAATGGAGCTGCGAGGCGGGTTCGGGTCAAGAGACCTGATCAAGGGCGAAGAAGAAGTGATGTGGAATGATGAGAGTTCGGATGGGTATTTGGGTGGGTTTGCGGATTTGGATGGTTTCATTCAAGAGCTTGGTGAATTCCCATTCATTCAAGACTCTCAACTTGCCTAACTAATCCAACAATTTCTTAATTGCATTATTGttctatttaatttaatttctttaacctttttttttataatttagatTTATTAATATAAttctatttaattaatttatattttaggATTATCTTTGTGGATGTAACGGAATCAACTGAAACACATTTATGTATTTAATTTCTCTTGATTGATTaactttatttatttcaaatgcgttttgtttttctttatacGGTGAGACTCGCAGTCATTATCCTTTGAATCTACACTGGATATACTCATCGAGTCTAcgtattattatttatatataatttgatttgataaatgaatttcttttcttgcaaGGCACATTGGATCTTGGTTTAGCTAATCGTCTCCTGCTAAGTTGATTAATCTTGTGATATGATTAATAAacataaataatattattagtGTTGGTTAGATAATTAAAACAGGAAGATGCAGAGAACAATGCAAGAGACTGACATATTTGAAAGTGAGtgatataatttatatatgagaatatatttatatatatatatatacaggtgcATATAGCCAGGCATAGCAAAGAATTAAAGATAATCTAACCTAATACTTGTTGCAAACTTGTTAGAGTAAGAAAATCAGAGATGGGGATTGGGGACTAACAATAGTAATTGACTTAACAATATTAATAAAGCAACATCAAGTCAATAGTTTTGGCTAACTTTATTTGTAAATTGCAATATCAGTTGACATATTTGGGCGgcaagttttctttttctttttcctttaaaTGTGGAACCCACCCGATTGTTTACCTGACGATTGATTGGTAAATTCCGGGTCACATGGATGACTATGCAACCCCATGGATCAGTTGAGACCTAGGCCAAGGCTCAATGTGAGAAGATAATGCAGAGTGACATTCGCACACGCTGGACTGAGTAAGAGCTCATCTCGCAAATTACGATAATAGAAATACTCATGAGACTTGAACGAAATCACAACAACCAGCTTGAGTTAAGAGTTATCGTGGTCAAATTTACTATCTCCACCAACAACCCATTGTTGGGCGGCAAGTTGATCAGGCTAAAAGAGTTTACTCTCTAAAATTCCTAATCATCATGACAAGAGATGGTGAACCTTCTATGGAGATCTTAATCTTTGATGCATGACATAGATATATGTGTGCAATTCATGTAAGCATGACGACTGTGTTGTTTTTGAGTCTCTATTTTAAGAATTCGTGGCTCGCTGGCTGGTTAGTGATTCTAATTTGTTCATCAGGCAAGGCGTTTACATCTACTGCGGGCTGTGACAAGTGTTTCACTGATCAAGTTAATCGTCGAGGACCTGGTTAAGAATCCAACAACAAGCTGAATCCAATCCAAACGAAAGTAGTAATGAACTGAATAAAAATAGATATGATTAATCGATTAAGTTCACATAATTGAACCTAATACAATCTCTAAAGTAGAAAACACATAATTGAATCTATCATAAcccaaatcaatcaaaacaaaGAGTACTCGATATTTCGTTGGAGAGCCGACTCCAATGGAGTAAGCCCTAGTCAAAACaccattctttctttttctttgtggatATCCTAAATCTAAGAATACTATCGCTTATAAAAAAGCTGCTCTTTGATATGAACTTAAATTAAATTACGTAAAAGTTTTGCCTGTATGATTGAAGCTTGAGATATACACTCTCTCTTGGCTCTAATGCCACATCTCTCCGCCCTTTATCATAATATCTCTTCATCTTCTATTGAGCTTTCTCAAGTTCCTTCTCCACCTTGACTAGAACCCCCATCCATGACCGTCAAGCCCTTTAAGATTTGGGCCTCGACAATCGCTGTAAACAAATTGTGGCTTCATGCATATGACGAACCCAATGTAAATGGGTCAGGCCAGTAGTTGCCAGGCCCAATAGAAGTGTGGGCTTGGGCCTCAGCGTCCAAAGTGGCGACCGACCACGTTTAGTAATGTGCGCGGCAATAAGTTTGACCGCTTCCGTCGGTCAGTTCTAATTCCGCTTACTCTTCGCGGCAAAAGTAGGGTTAGAAGAAGAACAGGTGTCAGTGGAAGCGACCGTAGGTGAACAAACCAGCGCGAAATGATCTACGGACAGTTGGAAACTGAATGCTGAGTTGGCACTCTTCCCATCATCCCATGTTGTATTTACTATTTAATCCCCCACATCAAATAAAGTGATAAAAGAAAAAGGCAATTTTATAATCAGAATAAGAATAGCATACTTTTCGGTATGAACTTTTTCATTAACTAATTTACCCCTCTTGTTAAGAATATGCATTTAGGAATGACAAAACTCTGCTTTGTCTGAATGGATAATCGATTTTGTTCAACCCggattaatcaaatttagatataaattatatatatgaaattcgTTTCCAAACACAAAAGTTTTGTCCAGTTTAAAACTGGGTCCGAATCTAAACATTGAAATCTTGTTTGATCTATTTGTCCGGACTCTAATCCGAATTACGTTATTGCCAGATTTACTTGTTCgaatttggtcaattaagtatgtccaaaattcaatatgagttagggtccggacatataaatatttcataaacacgtaaTATTGTCCGATCCGAAATCCATCTCGATCTAGAATCGATTTTTCTTTTGCCACCCGTGCACGCATGACTATTTTTGTGCTCAAAGAAGGATACTTATGACATTGCGGCAAAAGTTCGGAACTGACCGAAAGTGAGCCAGCTGTATGCACTATGCAGCACGAGTGTAACTCGTCATAGGGCCCGTGGGAATGTCTGTTGAGAACGGACGGTCGTGATTCAGCGATAGAGAATTTGAGGTTCGTTTAAGAtgaatttcatt contains these protein-coding regions:
- the LOC119998618 gene encoding VQ motif-containing protein 17-like: MENIIKQQTWIPNPPPPSALAMHRDSHTISKAEKPPKIRIIHIFAPEIIKTDVANFRELVQRLTGKPTPHDHQKKSSCRIRKPGTARARREEPPAKKMELRGGFGSRDLIKGEEEVMWNDESSDGYLGGFADLDGFIQELGKAFTSTAGCDKCFTDQVNRRGPG